One stretch of Coriobacteriia bacterium DNA includes these proteins:
- a CDS encoding HicB family protein — translation MGKYVYAAIVRPDVDDGGFWAEVPDLPGCFGQGEDYIGAIENVLDGIETHLVALAESGKPIPKATVISADDGDVVYVYAKTDGLKLGVPTISAAEAARRLGVTKGRVSQLISEGRLVAERSAAGTQVTVDSVEAYAAGNRSPGRPKKSAAMA, via the coding sequence ATGGGAAAGTACGTATATGCGGCCATCGTCAGACCCGATGTGGATGATGGCGGTTTTTGGGCTGAGGTTCCAGATCTTCCGGGTTGCTTCGGACAGGGCGAAGATTACATCGGGGCGATCGAGAACGTCTTGGATGGCATCGAGACACACCTCGTGGCGCTCGCGGAGAGCGGCAAACCCATTCCCAAGGCCACGGTCATCAGTGCCGATGATGGCGATGTGGTTTATGTTTACGCTAAAACCGATGGCCTCAAGCTTGGCGTACCGACGATTTCCGCCGCCGAGGCGGCCAGGCGGCTCGGTGTCACGAAGGGCCGCGTATCCCAGCTCATCTCCGAAGGCCGGCTCGTTGCCGAGCGATCGGCTGCGGGCACTCAGGTCACCGTCGACAGCGTCGAGGCGTATGCTGCCGGCAATCGCTCACCGGGCCGTCCCAAGAAGTCCGCTGCGATGGCGTAG
- a CDS encoding GNAT family N-acetyltransferase, translating into MQITMPHDRTDALVDELAGVWRASVEATLDFLGAQDIERIAQYVPEAIRTVPSLVTACDDDGRARGFAGVDGGKLEMLFIDPAHRGKGVGAMLLDLAIRELGVTHVDVNEQNAQARGFYEHKGFEVIGRSETDEQGEPFPILHMRLKVRL; encoded by the coding sequence ATGCAGATTACGATGCCACATGACCGCACCGATGCGCTCGTAGACGAGCTGGCGGGCGTATGGCGCGCATCCGTCGAAGCAACGCTTGACTTCCTGGGCGCACAGGACATCGAGCGCATCGCACAATACGTGCCGGAGGCGATACGAACGGTTCCCTCTCTTGTGACGGCGTGCGATGACGACGGACGGGCGCGAGGCTTTGCCGGTGTAGATGGCGGAAAGCTCGAGATGCTCTTCATCGATCCCGCGCATCGCGGCAAAGGCGTGGGAGCGATGCTGCTGGACCTCGCGATACGCGAACTGGGCGTCACGCACGTGGACGTGAACGAGCAAAACGCCCAGGCCCGCGGCTTCTACGAGCACAAGGGCTTCGAGGTCATTGGGCGTTCGGAAACCGACGAACAGGGCGAGCCCTTCCCCATCCTGCACATGCGTCTGAAGGTGCGTCTCTAG
- a CDS encoding EamA family transporter — MRRARGDERLTDGKRRFWIGVAITLLGGALWGVSGTSVQYLTTTGGASPALVTFLRTLLGGGLFFVFLLLTKRHVVKTMFSCRRTVGALFAFGFALYANQLCYAQTVQITNAGTATVLQMLASAFVMLYVCVTLRRAPRIREAIGLLLALLAALFIATQGDIRTLNVPAGGLVWGLLTALSTAVYIIVPKRCGLFERYGSMPVVGTGMLLGALFALPVYLIQGNTLADAATVLTAFGGFEWLVFLGGLVVVGTICGYGLYLHGVAIVGSVKGSLLGAIEPVSATVLAALWLGTAFTGYDLAGLVLMCVMVAFVTSDEDDASSDDGG; from the coding sequence ATGCGTCGAGCGCGAGGTGACGAGAGGTTGACTGACGGCAAACGTAGGTTCTGGATTGGCGTGGCCATCACGCTGCTCGGCGGCGCCCTGTGGGGCGTGTCGGGCACGAGCGTGCAGTACCTCACGACGACGGGAGGGGCGAGCCCCGCGCTCGTCACGTTTCTGCGCACCTTGCTCGGCGGCGGGCTCTTCTTCGTCTTCCTGCTCCTGACCAAGCGTCATGTCGTCAAGACGATGTTTTCATGTCGGCGCACCGTTGGCGCCCTTTTCGCCTTTGGATTCGCGCTCTACGCCAACCAGCTCTGCTACGCGCAGACCGTGCAGATCACCAACGCGGGGACCGCGACGGTGCTTCAGATGCTGGCCAGCGCGTTCGTCATGCTCTACGTGTGTGTGACCCTGCGCAGGGCACCGCGTATCAGGGAGGCGATTGGTCTGCTCCTCGCGCTGTTGGCGGCCCTCTTCATCGCCACACAGGGCGATATTCGCACGCTCAACGTCCCGGCCGGCGGGCTCGTCTGGGGGTTGCTCACGGCTCTTTCGACGGCCGTCTACATCATCGTCCCCAAACGCTGTGGCCTCTTCGAGCGATACGGGAGCATGCCGGTGGTGGGGACGGGCATGCTGCTCGGTGCGCTATTTGCCCTGCCGGTCTATCTGATCCAGGGAAACACGCTTGCCGACGCTGCGACTGTGCTGACGGCCTTCGGGGGCTTCGAGTGGCTCGTCTTTCTGGGTGGTCTCGTCGTGGTCGGCACCATCTGCGGATATGGCCTCTACTTGCACGGTGTCGCGATCGTGGGCTCGGTCAAGGGGTCGCTTCTGGGCGCCATCGAGCCCGTGAGTGCCACGGTGCTGGCGGCGTTGTGGCTGGGAACCGCGTTTACCGGCTACGATTTGGCGGGTCTGGTGCTCATGTGCGTCATGGTCGCGTTCGTCACCTCCGACGAAGACGATGCTTCCTCCGATGATGGTGGATGA